The genomic DNA CAATTCGGCCAGCAGTTGTCCTTCCCTCACGCGGGCGCCGTCTTCCACATATATTTTACGGATTGTCCCGCTCACACGGAAAGCCAGGCTGATATCCTGCGCAGCTTTCACTTTTCCTGGGAACTGGAGGGCAGTCTGACTGCTGGCGGAAACGACCGTATCGATCTTGACTGTCTGAGTATCCTTTGTCCCCTTCTCCGAACGGGCACAAGACATAAATAGAATCAAGGATATACCTGCTAAAATGAAATAAATTCGTTTCATAATTTAAGTGTATTTATTTAAAGACAAAATTATCCCGACAGAGCAACCTCGGAAAGGTCAATATGAATAATAAATTGTTCCATTTGTATATTTTCCTCAAAAAGAAGATATAAATATTCTGCGATTTGTATTTTCTTTACCGAAAATTCTTAACTTGATAAAAGAATGTCACCTAAAGAATACCGTAAGTAGCTTTTGGAATTGTTAAAATGCCCAAAACATGTCGTCATACATTTGAAAGCAAAAAGCCAGTTTTAGTATAGTTGTTCCACTGCTCCACAAGAACTATAGAATATTTTATGTACTTTTGTCTCAGAATATAAAAAAACTAAATAACTCAAATTAATCAACATGAAACGCTTAATGGCTAATCATAAACAGAAAAAAGCGATCCTGATCGCTCTTGCTGCGCCATTGATGTTTTCTCCTGCCCCTTTAATGGCTGTGACCGGAACCTCCGAGCCTGTAGTAGCTATCGCCCGGCAGGCGCAAACGATCGTCAGTGTGCAGCAGATCAACCCGACTACGGTCGATGTTGTGTTCTCCAACAATCAACGGATGACATTCGATTTCTATGGAGATAATATTTTCCGTATGTTCCAGGACAACAACGGTGGTATCCTTCGTGATCCGGAGGCAAAACCAGAGGCCCGGATTCTCGTAGATACCCCCCGTCGCCCAGTTTCCAAACTGGACATTCAAGACGATAATGGGCAAGTGACCATCACGACCGGAAAAGTCAGACTCCAGTTGGACAAATCGACCGCCCTGCTGAAAGTCACCAATCTCACCACAAACAAAATCGTTTTCGAAGAGACGAAACCCGTGGTTTACGAAAAAGGAGAAACGATCCTAACGCTGAAAGAGAACCCTGATGAATATTTCTACGGCGGCGGTGTGCAGAACGGACGCTTTTCACATAAGGGAAAAGCTATAGCCATCGAAAACCAGAACAGCTGGACCGATGGCGGCGTGGCTTCTCCCACTCCTTTTTATTGGTCCACAAACGGCTACGGCTTTATGTGGTACACTTTCAAACAGGGGAAATATGATTTCGGCGCCACAGAAAAGAATACGGTAAAACTATCCCACGATACAGACTATCTGGATGTTTTCTATATGATCAATGATAGCCCGGTCGCCCTATTGAACGACTTTTACCAACTGACCGGTAACCCAATACTGCTGCCCAAGTTCGGATTCTATCAGGGACACTTGAACGCTTACAACCGCGACTATTGGGTAGAAGGCGAAAAGGGTATCCTTTTCGAAGACGGCAAGCGCTACAAGGAAAGCCAAAAAAATAATGGAGGTATCAAGGAATCGCTGAATGGAGAAAAGAACAACTACCAGTTCTCTGCTCGCGCCGTGATCGACCGCTACAAGAACCACGATATGCCGTTAGGTTGGTTGCTGCCGAACGACGGTTACGGAGCCGGCTACGGACAGACCGAAACATTGGACGGTAATATCCAAAACTTAAAGAGCCTCACCGATTACGCTCATAAGAACGGTGTCGAAATCGGTCTTTGGACACAATCCGACCTGCATCCGAAAGACAGCATCAGTGCCTTGCTGCAACGCGACATTGTAAAGGAGGTACGAGATGCCGGTGTACGAGTCCTGAAAACAGACGTGGCATGGGTCGGTTGGGGCTACTCGTTCGGTCTGAACGGTGTGGCTGATGTCGGACATATCATGCCGTATTACGGAAACGACGCACGTCCGTTCATCATCTCTCTCGACGGTTGGGCCGGCACGCAGCGTTATGCCGGAGTCTGGTCGGGCGACCAGACAGGCGGACAATGGGAATATATCCGTTTCCACATCCCGACTTATATCGGCTCCGGGCTTTCCGGACAACCGAACATCACATCCGACATGGACGGTATTTTCGGTGGCAAGAACCTCGTGATGAATACCCGCGACTTCCAGTGGAAGACCTGGACGCCGATGGAGCTGAACATGGACGGCTGGGGATCGAATGAGAAATATCCGCATGCCTTAGGCGAACCGGCAACTTCCATCAACCGCTGGTACCTGAAAATGAAATCCTGCCTGATGCCGTATGCTTACAGCATTGCCCGCGAAGCGGTAGACGGCAAGCCGATGATTCGCGCCATGTTCCTTGAAGATCCGAATCCTTACACCTTTGGTAAAGCTACACAATACCAGTTCATGTACGGGCCGTACTTCCTCATCGCGCCGATCTACCAAGAGACGCAAATGGATGACAAGGGAAATGACATCCGTGATGGTATCTACCTGCCTGAAGGCGAATGGTTCGACTATTTCACCGGTGAGAAATATACCGGCGGCTGCGTGGTCAACAACTTCGCTTCTCCACTTTGGAAACTTCCGGTATTCGTAAAAGCCGGTGCGATCATCCCGATGACGAACCCGAACAATAACGTAGGGGAAATCGACAAGAATTTGCGCATATATGAGCTTTACCCGTCCGGATATAGCGAGTTCGTCGAATATGACGATGATGGTATAACGCAGGCTTATCTGAACGGCAAAGGGACAACCACACGGATCGAAATCAAGAACAATGACCCATCAAAAGTCTCAATCACTATCCATCCGACAACAGGCGATTTTGACGGTTTCGTGAAAGACAAGGCAACCGAACTGCGTAT from Parabacteroides merdae ATCC 43184 includes the following:
- a CDS encoding TIM-barrel domain-containing protein is translated as MKRLMANHKQKKAILIALAAPLMFSPAPLMAVTGTSEPVVAIARQAQTIVSVQQINPTTVDVVFSNNQRMTFDFYGDNIFRMFQDNNGGILRDPEAKPEARILVDTPRRPVSKLDIQDDNGQVTITTGKVRLQLDKSTALLKVTNLTTNKIVFEETKPVVYEKGETILTLKENPDEYFYGGGVQNGRFSHKGKAIAIENQNSWTDGGVASPTPFYWSTNGYGFMWYTFKQGKYDFGATEKNTVKLSHDTDYLDVFYMINDSPVALLNDFYQLTGNPILLPKFGFYQGHLNAYNRDYWVEGEKGILFEDGKRYKESQKNNGGIKESLNGEKNNYQFSARAVIDRYKNHDMPLGWLLPNDGYGAGYGQTETLDGNIQNLKSLTDYAHKNGVEIGLWTQSDLHPKDSISALLQRDIVKEVRDAGVRVLKTDVAWVGWGYSFGLNGVADVGHIMPYYGNDARPFIISLDGWAGTQRYAGVWSGDQTGGQWEYIRFHIPTYIGSGLSGQPNITSDMDGIFGGKNLVMNTRDFQWKTWTPMELNMDGWGSNEKYPHALGEPATSINRWYLKMKSCLMPYAYSIAREAVDGKPMIRAMFLEDPNPYTFGKATQYQFMYGPYFLIAPIYQETQMDDKGNDIRDGIYLPEGEWFDYFTGEKYTGGCVVNNFASPLWKLPVFVKAGAIIPMTNPNNNVGEIDKNLRIYELYPSGYSEFVEYDDDGITQAYLNGKGTTTRIEIKNNDPSKVSITIHPTTGDFDGFVKDKATELRINLSEMPKKITAKVGSSKVKLVAARSMNEYQNGTNVYFYDVAPNLNKFATKGSEFEKKTITKNPQLLVKLAPTDISMNGTVIIIDGYQFDTPDTHRVSTGSLAAPIAQVTDGNTEAYTLKPTWNKVPGADFYEIEFNGMLYTQIKNAELLFDNLSAETDYSFKIRSVNKDGYSDWSTFSVKTKSNPLEFAIKGIRGEVTAEEQEGFEISRLFDYAELGDMFHTKYRKNAMPFDMIIDLRTINQLDKFHYLSRQDGGNGTILAGDVAYSMDKENWTAVDSFRWERNGDMKVFTFKDQPKARYIKLHITEGVGNYASGRELYVFKVPGTESYLPGDINNDKKIDTNDLTSYMNYTGLRRGDSDFDYVSAGDINRNGLIDAYDISVVATQLEDGIENPGTDRVAGTIFLSTPKQTYNAGETVEITVKGDSVKAVNALSFALPYDQQDYDFVGIEPANLGTMENLTYDRLHTSGQKALYPTFVNLGDKQVLEGSEDLFTIKLKTKRKVTFNLKAVDGILVDKNLNMQKF